In one Achromobacter spanius genomic region, the following are encoded:
- a CDS encoding amino acid ABC transporter permease, translated as MWDILKDNWLLLLIGQYPHGPIGGLVATLGLAAVSLTLALPCGVLLALGRISPYRIFYWPSSAVVYLVRGLPLLMFIFWAYFFVPIIIGRPVAGTTTMVVALVCYESAYLAEIIRAGIQALPPGQQEASRALGLSYMQTMRRVILPQALYNMLPSMLSQFVSTVKETSLAYVISVQELTYAANQINSVLLTKPFEVFGLLAMTYFILNFGLSSLVHLTERRIGRRRAGLGAVSKVVPT; from the coding sequence ATGTGGGACATACTGAAAGACAATTGGCTGCTGCTTCTGATCGGGCAGTATCCGCACGGCCCGATAGGCGGGCTGGTGGCCACGCTGGGCCTGGCGGCCGTCAGCCTGACGCTGGCCTTGCCTTGCGGCGTGCTGCTGGCGCTGGGCCGCATCAGCCCGTACCGCATCTTCTACTGGCCGTCGTCGGCGGTGGTGTATCTGGTGCGCGGCCTGCCGCTCTTGATGTTCATCTTCTGGGCGTACTTTTTTGTACCGATCATCATCGGCCGCCCCGTCGCGGGCACGACCACGATGGTGGTGGCGCTGGTCTGCTACGAAAGCGCCTACCTGGCCGAGATCATCCGCGCGGGCATCCAGGCCTTGCCGCCGGGGCAGCAAGAGGCCAGCCGGGCGTTGGGCTTGTCGTACATGCAGACGATGCGGCGGGTGATTTTGCCGCAGGCGCTCTACAACATGCTGCCCAGCATGCTGAGCCAGTTTGTGTCGACGGTGAAGGAAACGTCGCTGGCCTATGTGATCAGCGTGCAGGAACTGACCTACGCCGCCAACCAGATCAACAGCGTCTTGCTGACCAAGCCGTTTGAAGTGTTCGGCCTGCTGGCGATGACGTATTTCATTCTGAATTTTGGCCTGAGTTCATTGGTGCACCTGACCGAACGACGTATCGGCAGGCGGCGCGCCGGGCTTGGGGCTGTTTCTAAAGTGGTGCCGACATGA
- a CDS encoding amino acid ABC transporter ATP-binding protein gives MIRFSQVQKWYGDYQALADVTEEVTQGEVVVVCGPSGSGKSTLIRTVNRLEPIQKGVIEVNGQDIYGPKVHLDQLRSHIGFVFQQFNLFPHLSVLENLMLAPLQLKRAKRAEARERAMQLLERVGLSHKAEAYPAQLSGGQQQRVAIARALAMNPPVMLFDEPTSALDPEMVGEVLQVMKGLARDGMTMVCVTHEMGFAREVADRVWFMDAGRIVETGTPEAFFSRPGTVRAQKFLAEIRH, from the coding sequence ATGATCCGATTTTCACAAGTGCAGAAGTGGTATGGCGACTACCAGGCGCTGGCCGATGTGACTGAAGAGGTCACGCAAGGAGAGGTGGTGGTGGTGTGCGGGCCGTCGGGGTCGGGCAAGTCGACGCTGATCCGTACCGTGAACCGCCTGGAACCTATCCAGAAGGGCGTGATCGAGGTCAACGGGCAAGATATCTATGGCCCGAAGGTGCACCTGGATCAGTTGCGCAGCCATATCGGATTCGTGTTTCAGCAGTTCAACCTGTTCCCGCATTTGTCGGTGCTGGAAAACCTGATGCTGGCGCCGCTGCAACTCAAGCGCGCAAAACGCGCCGAGGCCCGCGAGCGGGCGATGCAGTTGCTTGAGCGGGTGGGCCTATCGCACAAGGCAGAGGCGTACCCCGCCCAGCTTTCAGGTGGGCAGCAGCAACGGGTAGCGATTGCGCGGGCGTTGGCGATGAACCCGCCGGTGATGTTGTTTGATGAGCCGACCAGCGCGCTGGACCCGGAGATGGTGGGCGAGGTGCTTCAGGTGATGAAGGGGTTGGCCCGCGACGGGATGACGATGGTGTGCGTGACGCACGAGATGGGGTTCGCACGAGAAGTGGCGGACCGGGTGTGGTTCATGGACGCGGGGCGGATCGTGGAGACGGGAACGCCGGAGGCGTTTTTTAGCAGGCCGGGAACGGTGCGGGCGCAGAAGTTCCTGGCGGAAATTCGGCATTGA
- a CDS encoding symmetrical bis(5'-nucleosyl)-tetraphosphatase, whose product MNGSIWMIGDVQGCCSPLDRLLAHPDLVGDPRSRFWFAGDLVNRGPQSLETLRRIIDLGDRATSVLGNHDLHLLAAAAGVRKPSKSDTLDEILRAPDASDLINWLRFRPLAHFEQGHLLVHAGTLAKWDVAKTLALAGEVQDALRGPNWQKALQKMYGNEPATWKEDHKGGKRMRVIINALTRIRLCTPNGHMEFATKVTPGAWPPGLVPWFDVPNRATRDITTVFGHWSTLGLLQRPDVICLDTGCVWGGSLTALRLQDRKLVQVKCSQFQDPLSE is encoded by the coding sequence ATGAACGGCAGTATCTGGATGATCGGCGACGTGCAGGGATGCTGCTCGCCGCTGGATCGCTTGCTGGCCCACCCCGACCTGGTCGGAGATCCCCGCTCGCGCTTCTGGTTCGCAGGCGACCTGGTCAACCGTGGCCCGCAGTCGCTGGAAACCCTGCGTCGCATCATCGACCTGGGTGACCGCGCGACCTCGGTGCTGGGCAACCATGACCTGCACCTTCTGGCTGCCGCCGCCGGGGTGCGCAAGCCGTCCAAGTCGGACACGCTGGACGAAATCCTGCGAGCGCCGGACGCCAGCGACCTGATCAACTGGCTACGTTTTCGGCCTCTGGCGCATTTTGAACAGGGTCACCTGCTGGTGCACGCGGGCACCTTGGCCAAGTGGGATGTGGCCAAGACGCTGGCCCTGGCGGGTGAAGTGCAGGACGCCTTGCGTGGGCCGAACTGGCAGAAGGCGCTGCAGAAGATGTACGGTAACGAGCCGGCCACGTGGAAAGAAGACCACAAGGGCGGCAAACGGATGCGAGTCATCATCAACGCGCTGACACGCATCCGCCTGTGCACGCCGAACGGCCACATGGAGTTCGCCACCAAGGTCACCCCCGGCGCGTGGCCGCCAGGCCTTGTGCCCTGGTTCGACGTCCCCAACCGCGCTACGCGCGACATCACGACGGTGTTCGGCCATTGGTCCACGCTGGGCCTGCTGCAGCGCCCCGACGTCATCTGCCTGGACACCGGCTGCGTCTGGGGCGGATCCTTGACCGCGCTACGCTTGCAGGACCGCAAGCTGGTGCAGGTCAAGTGTTCGCAGTTCCAGGATCCGTTGTCGGAATAA
- the lptG gene encoding LPS export ABC transporter permease LptG yields the protein MRTARRYLAREIYRSCAVVLMALLGLFTFFALVDDLDNVGDKFSMMALLYMQALAIPTRLYDLLPIGLLIGAILALAGLAQRNELVILRVSGVSGMRLLRMLWVVTIPLMIGAALLSEYVTPWAEIKSGEANLMFRGKAGGDRLNSGYWFKEPTANGGMRIINIAELKGDGQVAGITLYEFKKDQTLTALSTAPTGSFAHGDLVLKDVSETRLDDDAADALADARQPKNPPASVVKLPERTVDTTLSAERLLARVLTPERMSIITLLDYVEYLRDNQLQYGRQVVALWRKLAYPFTLLVMITIAAPIGLMQTRRGGVGAKVFIGILLGVGFFMLNQLALNVGMLGKWPPWLTALGPNIGAMALALSAMSYMEYRHTITRIVQQRWPWSKSPA from the coding sequence ATGCGTACCGCCCGTCGCTACCTGGCCCGCGAGATCTATCGCTCTTGTGCAGTGGTCCTTATGGCCCTGCTAGGCCTTTTCACGTTCTTCGCGCTGGTGGACGACCTGGACAACGTGGGCGACAAGTTCTCCATGATGGCCCTGCTCTACATGCAGGCGCTGGCCATTCCCACCCGCTTGTACGACCTGCTGCCCATCGGGCTGCTGATCGGCGCGATCCTGGCGCTGGCCGGCCTGGCCCAGCGCAACGAACTTGTCATCCTGCGCGTGTCGGGCGTCAGTGGCATGCGCCTGTTGCGCATGCTGTGGGTAGTGACCATCCCGCTGATGATCGGCGCCGCCCTGTTGTCCGAATACGTCACGCCCTGGGCCGAGATCAAAAGCGGCGAGGCCAATCTGATGTTTCGCGGCAAGGCCGGCGGCGACCGCCTGAACAGCGGCTACTGGTTCAAGGAACCCACCGCCAACGGCGGCATGCGCATCATCAACATCGCCGAACTCAAGGGCGACGGCCAGGTGGCCGGCATCACCCTGTACGAATTCAAGAAAGACCAGACCCTGACCGCGTTGTCCACCGCGCCCACCGGCTCGTTCGCCCACGGCGACCTGGTGCTCAAGGACGTATCGGAAACGCGCCTGGATGATGACGCGGCCGACGCCCTGGCCGACGCGCGTCAACCCAAGAACCCGCCCGCCTCGGTGGTGAAGCTGCCCGAGCGCACGGTGGATACGACCCTTAGCGCCGAACGCCTGCTGGCCCGTGTGCTGACGCCCGAGCGTATGTCCATCATCACCTTGTTGGACTATGTGGAGTACCTGCGCGACAACCAACTGCAATATGGTCGACAGGTTGTTGCCCTGTGGCGCAAACTGGCGTATCCCTTCACCCTGCTTGTGATGATCACGATTGCCGCCCCCATTGGCCTGATGCAGACGCGTCGCGGCGGCGTGGGCGCAAAGGTGTTCATCGGCATCTTGCTGGGCGTGGGTTTCTTCATGCTGAACCAGTTGGCCCTGAACGTGGGCATGCTGGGCAAGTGGCCGCCCTGGCTGACGGCCCTGGGTCCGAACATCGGCGCCATGGCGCTGGCGCTGAGCGCCATGAGCTATATGGAATACCGCCACACCATTACCCGCATCGTCCAACAACGTTGGCCTTGGAGCAAGAGTCCCGCATGA
- the mtgA gene encoding monofunctional biosynthetic peptidoglycan transglycosylase translates to MATRKQGRSWFRITTGVLMALLCAVLLYQFWLFAQVVWFNYRDPGSSAIMREERSRLREGNPAFQLKYDWVPYDKISRNLKRAVVASEDSRFTEHDGVEWDAIRKAWEYNQRQEEAGRSKMRGGSTITQQLAKNLFLSSSRSYIRKGQELVLTYMIEHVMTKERILELYLNVAEWGVGVFGAQAAAQHYFNTSAANLSASQSARLAAMLPNPRFYDTRRNSNYLNSRVGVLTRRMRMVDIP, encoded by the coding sequence ATGGCGACGCGCAAGCAAGGCCGATCCTGGTTCCGGATCACCACCGGCGTGCTGATGGCGCTGCTGTGCGCGGTGCTGCTTTATCAGTTCTGGCTGTTCGCCCAGGTGGTCTGGTTCAACTACCGCGACCCCGGCAGCAGCGCCATCATGCGCGAAGAACGCTCGCGCCTGCGCGAAGGCAACCCGGCCTTCCAACTGAAGTACGACTGGGTGCCCTACGACAAGATCAGCCGCAATCTGAAGCGCGCGGTGGTGGCCTCCGAAGATTCCAGATTCACCGAACACGATGGCGTCGAATGGGACGCCATCCGCAAGGCCTGGGAATACAACCAAAGGCAGGAAGAGGCAGGACGCAGCAAGATGCGCGGCGGCTCGACCATCACCCAGCAATTGGCAAAGAACCTGTTCCTGTCCAGTTCGCGCAGTTACATCCGCAAGGGCCAGGAATTGGTGCTGACCTACATGATCGAACACGTCATGACCAAGGAACGCATTCTTGAGCTGTATCTGAACGTGGCGGAATGGGGCGTGGGCGTGTTCGGCGCACAGGCGGCCGCACAGCACTATTTCAATACCTCGGCCGCCAACCTCAGCGCCAGCCAGTCGGCCCGGCTGGCAGCCATGCTGCCCAACCCCCGCTTCTACGACACCCGCCGCAATTCCAACTACCTGAACTCCCGCGTGGGTGTCCTGACCCGCCGCATGCGGATGGTTGACATTCCCTGA
- the aroE gene encoding shikimate dehydrogenase produces the protein MTEASPLARYAVIGNPIAHSRSPQIHTLFSQQTGKPLSYERLLAPVDGFADAVAAFVAEGGQGLNVTVPFKLDAYALAAGHLSTRARLAGAVNTLSWRDGAWHGCNTDGVGLVSDLLRLGVRLPDAAVLLVGAGGAARGVLQPLAQAGCARIHIVNRTASKALELADAWRASGVSPQTQVTAGGLSDAARPGGWNVVINATASGLQDAAPDLPPGLYADGAAAYDMMYGARPTAFMQQAETDGAALTADGLGMLVGQAAESFFIWHGVRPDPAPVLAALREALVAGR, from the coding sequence ATGACCGAGGCGTCCCCTCTTGCCCGCTACGCCGTCATCGGCAACCCCATCGCGCACAGCCGCTCGCCCCAGATCCACACCCTGTTTTCCCAGCAAACCGGCAAACCGCTCAGCTATGAGCGGCTGCTGGCGCCGGTTGATGGCTTTGCCGATGCCGTGGCCGCCTTCGTGGCCGAAGGCGGGCAGGGCCTGAACGTGACGGTGCCGTTCAAGCTGGACGCCTACGCGCTGGCGGCGGGCCATCTGTCCACCCGCGCGCGGCTGGCCGGCGCGGTCAACACCTTGTCCTGGCGCGATGGCGCCTGGCACGGCTGCAATACCGACGGCGTTGGCCTGGTGTCCGACCTGCTGCGCCTGGGCGTGCGCCTGCCGGACGCCGCCGTGCTGCTGGTGGGCGCCGGCGGCGCCGCCCGGGGCGTGTTGCAACCACTGGCGCAAGCCGGCTGCGCGCGCATCCATATCGTCAACCGTACTGCGTCCAAGGCGCTGGAACTGGCCGACGCCTGGCGCGCCAGCGGCGTGTCGCCGCAAACCCAGGTCACGGCGGGCGGGCTCTCGGACGCCGCGCGGCCTGGCGGCTGGAACGTGGTCATCAACGCCACGGCCAGCGGCTTGCAGGATGCCGCGCCGGACTTGCCGCCGGGGCTGTACGCCGATGGCGCGGCGGCCTACGACATGATGTATGGCGCCAGACCCACCGCCTTCATGCAGCAGGCCGAAACCGACGGCGCCGCGCTGACGGCTGACGGCCTGGGCATGCTGGTAGGCCAGGCCGCTGAAAGCTTTTTCATCTGGCACGGCGTGCGCCCCGACCCAGCCCCCGTGCTGGCGGCGCTGCGCGAGGCCCTTGTGGCCGGACGCTGA
- a CDS encoding TonB family protein translates to MQRPDSPSPLGRYLRWLGAPAQHYLRIGIAISLLVHAGALAWRFGAPALTRPPVTSLEVVLLNARSETPPEAPRAQAQNQMSGGGNAEHGMTTTPLPQTGESAETIVLEAMRRRQVQLEAEQTRLMTQLRSTDKAGAERQAVNPWPDGADLGQDAEDQASVIQNAQVAALAERVQQYSNEPRKQFVAPSAEASRYAAYLDAWRARIEAIGTQHYPDEARGRIYGSLRITVSVRADGSIADVEIDQPSPHAVLNQAARRIVQLAAPFPPFPPDIARDTDVLVITRTWHFVNDTLETQAP, encoded by the coding sequence GTGCAACGCCCTGACTCCCCCTCCCCGCTAGGCCGTTACCTGCGGTGGCTGGGCGCTCCCGCCCAGCACTACCTGCGTATCGGCATTGCAATATCGCTATTGGTGCACGCCGGCGCGCTGGCGTGGCGCTTCGGCGCGCCAGCGCTCACGCGCCCGCCCGTGACCAGCCTGGAAGTGGTGCTGTTGAACGCGCGCAGCGAAACGCCGCCCGAGGCGCCGCGCGCCCAGGCCCAGAACCAGATGAGCGGCGGCGGCAACGCTGAACACGGCATGACCACCACGCCGCTGCCCCAGACCGGCGAGTCCGCCGAGACCATCGTGCTGGAGGCCATGCGCCGCCGCCAGGTGCAGTTGGAAGCCGAACAGACCCGCCTGATGACCCAGTTGCGCTCAACGGACAAGGCGGGCGCCGAACGTCAGGCCGTGAACCCGTGGCCCGATGGCGCCGACCTGGGCCAAGACGCCGAAGACCAGGCCAGCGTCATCCAGAATGCGCAGGTCGCCGCCCTGGCCGAACGGGTCCAGCAATACAGCAATGAACCGCGCAAGCAATTCGTGGCCCCCTCGGCCGAAGCCTCGCGCTACGCCGCGTACCTGGACGCCTGGCGCGCCCGCATCGAGGCCATCGGCACCCAGCACTATCCCGACGAAGCCCGGGGACGCATCTATGGTTCGTTGCGCATCACCGTATCGGTGCGTGCCGACGGCAGCATCGCCGACGTGGAAATCGACCAACCGTCCCCACACGCCGTGCTGAACCAGGCTGCGCGCCGCATTGTCCAGTTGGCTGCGCCCTTTCCCCCCTTCCCGCCCGATATCGCCCGCGATACGGACGTGCTGGTCATCACTCGCACCTGGCACTTCGTCAACGACACCCTGGAAACACAAGCTCCATGA
- a CDS encoding ribonuclease catalytic domain-containing protein, translated as MYVFYEDDGSFKAGNILSETDASLQVESESGKRSKIKRANTLFNFASPEPAALMSQAAAAADELDLQFLWECAPQEEFDTPSLATDYFGHAPTPVEHAALLMRLHSAPAYFHRRGKGRYRPAPPDILAAALAALEKKQRQAEQQQEWVDEMAAGRLPEPIAQVAETLLIRPDKNSQQWKALDAACAKLGKSPDRLLLELGAWPHALALHKRRFLAVNFPRGLEFPELELPPIDRELPLSDAEIYSVDDVTTTEIDDALSVTTLPDGRLRVGVHVAAPGLSVTRDSEFDKLARARLSTVYMPGDKIPMQPDNVIKAFSLDAGREVPVLSLYVVADPETGEVIESETRLERVVVRENLRHNMLDAQVTEASLADPSADIPYGHWLRPLWKLAQALSAQRENVRGKPENNSRVEYSFYLDGNPDDPDTPVRLVPRQRNAPLDRMVAEYMILANNLWGGLLHQHGVPGIYRSQQAGRVRMSTQALPHEAIGVPQYAWSTSPLRRYVDLVNQWQLIAAVEHGVSARLVAPFKPRDADLFAIIGAFDAQYAAWAEFQSAMERYWCLRWLKQHGVTRTVAHVLRDDLVRFANAPLVTRVGGMPELERGTAVEIDILGMDELGLELDCRYVGELSPAT; from the coding sequence ATGTATGTGTTTTACGAAGATGACGGCAGCTTCAAGGCCGGCAACATCCTGTCCGAGACCGACGCCAGCCTGCAGGTGGAGTCGGAATCGGGCAAGCGCAGCAAAATCAAGCGCGCCAATACCCTGTTCAATTTCGCGTCGCCCGAACCGGCGGCGCTGATGAGCCAGGCCGCCGCGGCCGCCGATGAGCTGGACCTGCAATTCCTTTGGGAATGTGCCCCCCAGGAAGAATTCGACACGCCCTCGCTGGCAACCGACTACTTTGGCCATGCCCCCACGCCCGTGGAACATGCCGCGCTGTTGATGCGCCTGCACAGCGCGCCCGCGTATTTCCACCGCCGAGGCAAAGGGCGCTACCGCCCTGCCCCGCCGGACATCCTGGCCGCCGCGCTGGCCGCGCTGGAAAAAAAGCAGCGCCAGGCCGAGCAGCAACAGGAATGGGTGGACGAGATGGCCGCGGGCCGCTTGCCCGAGCCCATTGCCCAGGTTGCTGAAACCCTGCTGATCCGTCCGGACAAGAATTCGCAGCAATGGAAGGCGCTGGACGCCGCCTGCGCCAAGCTGGGCAAGAGCCCCGACCGCCTGCTGCTGGAACTGGGCGCGTGGCCGCATGCGCTAGCCCTGCACAAGCGGCGCTTCCTGGCGGTGAACTTCCCGCGTGGACTGGAATTCCCCGAACTGGAACTGCCGCCCATCGACCGTGAACTGCCGCTGTCGGACGCCGAGATCTATTCGGTGGACGACGTCACCACCACCGAGATCGACGACGCGCTGTCCGTCACCACGCTGCCCGACGGGCGCCTGCGCGTGGGTGTGCACGTGGCCGCCCCCGGTCTGTCGGTCACCCGCGACAGCGAGTTCGACAAGCTGGCGCGCGCGCGCCTGTCCACCGTCTACATGCCGGGCGACAAGATCCCGATGCAGCCCGACAACGTCATCAAGGCGTTTTCGCTGGACGCGGGCCGCGAAGTGCCCGTGCTGTCGCTGTACGTGGTGGCCGACCCTGAAACGGGCGAAGTCATTGAATCCGAGACGCGCCTGGAACGGGTGGTGGTGCGCGAAAACCTGCGCCACAACATGCTGGACGCGCAGGTCACCGAGGCCAGCCTGGCCGACCCGTCTGCCGATATTCCTTACGGCCACTGGCTGCGTCCGCTGTGGAAGCTGGCGCAGGCGCTGTCGGCGCAACGCGAAAACGTGCGCGGCAAGCCCGAAAACAATTCCCGCGTGGAATACAGCTTCTATCTGGACGGCAACCCCGACGACCCGGACACCCCGGTGCGCCTGGTGCCGCGCCAGCGCAACGCGCCGCTGGACCGCATGGTGGCCGAATACATGATCCTGGCCAACAACCTGTGGGGCGGCCTGCTGCACCAGCATGGCGTGCCGGGCATCTACCGTTCGCAGCAGGCGGGCCGCGTGCGCATGAGCACGCAGGCGCTGCCGCACGAAGCCATCGGCGTGCCGCAATATGCCTGGAGCACGTCGCCGCTGCGCCGCTACGTGGACCTGGTCAACCAATGGCAGTTGATTGCCGCCGTGGAACACGGTGTGTCGGCGCGCCTGGTGGCCCCGTTCAAGCCGCGCGACGCGGACCTGTTCGCCATCATCGGCGCCTTCGACGCGCAATACGCCGCCTGGGCCGAATTCCAAAGCGCCATGGAACGCTACTGGTGCCTGCGCTGGCTCAAGCAGCACGGCGTGACCCGCACCGTGGCGCACGTGCTGCGCGACGACCTGGTCCGCTTCGCCAACGCACCGCTGGTGACCCGCGTGGGCGGCATGCCGGAACTGGAACGCGGCACCGCCGTGGAAATCGACATCCTGGGCATGGACGAACTAGGCCTGGAACTGGACTGCCGCTACGTAGGCGAACTCAGCCCGGCCACGTAG
- a CDS encoding YqiA/YcfP family alpha/beta fold hydrolase, with protein MILYLHGFRSSPSSTKARQMADAMAQRGLAALWACPQLPASPRQAIALCMDIAQRQLQGADSPRALTVIGSSLGGFYATWLAEQLGCKAVLLNPAVEAARDLATQVGEHHMYHSNAPFVFLPEYVDELAAIHVPRITQPDRYFLLAATGDEVLDWREMRDRYLGCQQRIVEGSDHGLSDFERWMPEVLEFALGGKQVRPQ; from the coding sequence ATGATCCTCTACCTGCACGGTTTTCGTTCCTCGCCAAGCTCCACCAAGGCCCGGCAGATGGCCGACGCCATGGCCCAGCGCGGGCTCGCCGCGCTATGGGCCTGCCCGCAGCTACCCGCCAGCCCCCGGCAAGCCATTGCGCTGTGCATGGACATTGCCCAACGCCAATTGCAGGGCGCGGACAGCCCCCGCGCGCTGACCGTGATCGGCTCATCGCTGGGCGGCTTCTACGCCACCTGGCTGGCCGAGCAACTGGGTTGCAAGGCCGTGCTGCTGAACCCGGCCGTGGAAGCGGCGCGCGACCTGGCGACCCAGGTCGGCGAGCACCACATGTATCATTCCAACGCGCCGTTCGTCTTTCTGCCCGAATATGTGGACGAATTGGCGGCCATCCACGTGCCTCGCATCACCCAGCCCGACCGGTACTTCCTGCTGGCGGCAACTGGCGACGAGGTGCTGGATTGGCGTGAAATGCGCGATCGCTACCTGGGTTGCCAGCAGCGTATCGTCGAAGGCAGCGACCACGGTTTGTCCGATTTTGAACGTTGGATGCCCGAGGTGCTTGAATTCGCCCTTGGCGGCAAGCAGGTTCGCCCTCAATAA
- the mpl gene encoding UDP-N-acetylmuramate:L-alanyl-gamma-D-glutamyl-meso-diaminopimelate ligase: MHLHILGICGTFMGGLALIARAAGHKVTGCDAGVYPPMSTQLSEQGIELIEGFGAEQMALAPDLYVIGNVVSRGNPLMEAILESGARYVSGPQWLGDNILPGAHVLAVAGTHGKTTTSSMLAWILEAAGLAPNFLIGGVAADLKVSARYDPARRPFVIEADEYDTAFFDKRSKFVHYRPRTAILNNLEYDHADIFPDLAAIETQFHHLVRTIPGSGRIVRPAHCDALDRVIARGCWSETVTFGPDGAWQASPPDDDGAFTVLRNGVEAGTVRWSLSGEHNRMNALAALAAAEHAGVSAADGIAALTRFAGVKRRMELRGTVNGVKVYDDFAHHPTAIATTLEGLRRQVGSARILAVLEPRSNTMKLGTMAARLPDALTDADLVFCFGAHSGKHALGWNPADVLAPLGDRASSYDDIDALVAAVTAAARPGDQVLVMSNGGFGGVHGKLLDALRARG; this comes from the coding sequence ATGCACCTGCACATTCTTGGCATCTGCGGTACGTTCATGGGCGGCTTGGCGCTGATCGCGCGGGCTGCCGGCCACAAGGTCACGGGTTGCGATGCGGGCGTGTACCCGCCCATGAGCACCCAGTTATCCGAACAAGGCATCGAGCTGATCGAAGGCTTTGGCGCCGAACAGATGGCGCTTGCGCCCGACCTGTACGTGATCGGCAACGTGGTCAGCCGCGGCAACCCGCTGATGGAAGCCATTCTGGAATCGGGCGCGCGCTATGTGTCCGGCCCGCAATGGCTGGGCGACAACATCCTGCCGGGCGCGCACGTGCTTGCCGTGGCGGGCACCCACGGAAAAACCACCACCAGCTCGATGCTGGCCTGGATATTGGAAGCCGCGGGCCTGGCGCCCAACTTCCTGATCGGCGGCGTGGCGGCGGACCTGAAAGTGTCGGCCCGCTACGACCCCGCGCGCCGTCCCTTCGTGATCGAGGCGGACGAATACGACACGGCCTTCTTCGACAAGCGCTCGAAGTTTGTTCATTACCGCCCGCGCACCGCCATTCTGAATAACCTGGAATACGACCACGCCGACATCTTCCCCGATCTGGCGGCCATCGAAACCCAATTCCACCACCTGGTGCGCACCATCCCCGGGTCCGGCCGCATCGTGCGCCCGGCCCATTGCGACGCGCTGGACCGTGTAATTGCGCGCGGATGCTGGTCTGAAACCGTCACGTTCGGTCCCGATGGCGCCTGGCAAGCCTCGCCGCCCGATGACGACGGCGCGTTCACCGTGCTGCGCAACGGCGTTGAAGCCGGCACCGTGCGCTGGAGCCTCAGCGGCGAACACAACCGCATGAACGCCTTGGCCGCGCTGGCCGCCGCCGAACACGCGGGCGTATCGGCCGCCGACGGCATCGCCGCGTTGACCCGCTTTGCCGGCGTGAAGCGCCGCATGGAACTGCGCGGCACGGTCAACGGCGTCAAGGTGTACGACGATTTCGCGCATCACCCCACCGCCATCGCCACCACCCTGGAAGGCCTGCGCCGCCAGGTCGGATCGGCCCGCATCCTGGCGGTGCTGGAACCGCGTTCCAACACGATGAAGCTGGGCACCATGGCCGCCCGCCTGCCCGATGCCCTGACGGATGCCGACCTGGTGTTCTGCTTCGGCGCGCACAGCGGCAAGCACGCCTTGGGCTGGAACCCGGCGGACGTCCTGGCGCCGCTGGGCGACCGGGCTTCCAGTTACGATGACATCGACGCGCTGGTCGCGGCCGTAACCGCCGCCGCCCGCCCCGGCGACCAGGTGCTGGTCATGAGCAACGGCGGGTTTGGCGGCGTCCACGGCAAGCTGCTGGACGCGCTGCGGGCGCGCGGCTGA
- a CDS encoding TlpA family protein disulfide reductase — MNRRLLLSAGVAVAATVAGAYTLLGQKPRTSSAPADASDPVAGLMQLQLPDLNGATQSLANWKGQPMVVNFWATWCAPCVREMPELDALQKKYPHVRFVGIGVDSAANMQKFVEKVQVSYPLWVIGVGAIDTLRKLGNPSGGLPFTIVFNADGAINRKILGEIQPDDLNKTLSGLKA; from the coding sequence ATGAATCGACGCCTACTTCTATCCGCCGGCGTGGCCGTGGCCGCCACGGTTGCGGGCGCCTACACCTTGCTGGGGCAAAAGCCCCGCACGTCTTCGGCACCGGCCGACGCCAGCGACCCCGTCGCCGGACTCATGCAATTGCAGTTGCCCGACCTGAACGGTGCGACGCAGTCGCTGGCCAACTGGAAGGGCCAGCCGATGGTGGTTAATTTCTGGGCGACGTGGTGCGCGCCGTGCGTGCGCGAAATGCCCGAACTGGATGCGCTGCAGAAAAAATACCCGCATGTGCGCTTTGTCGGCATCGGCGTTGATTCCGCCGCCAACATGCAAAAATTTGTCGAGAAAGTGCAAGTTTCCTACCCGCTTTGGGTTATCGGGGTAGGCGCCATCGATACCTTGCGCAAGCTTGGAAACCCCAGCGGCGGCCTGCCTTTTACCATCGTGTTCAATGCTGATGGCGCAATTAACCGGAAAATACTGGGAGAAATCCAACCAGACGACCTGAACAAAACCCTGTCGGGACTGAAGGCGTAA